GCTATGATCTGGAAAAAGCCGAGGCCCGGGCCCATATTCTGGAAGGCCTGCGCATAGCCATTGACAATATTGACGAGGTGGTGGCGCTGATCCGCGCTTCGGCCAATCCGGACGAAGCCAGGGCGGCCTTGATGGCCCGGTTTGAACTTTCAGAGTTACAGGCCAGGGCCATTCTGGATATGCGTCTGCAGCGGCTCACGGGCCTGCAGCGCGATGAGCTTATGGCCGAGTACAAGGATTTGCTGCAGAAAATCCAGTTTTATAAGTCTGTGCTGGACAATGCGGAAGTGCTGCGCGGGGAGCTTAAAAAAGAGATTACGGAACTCCGCGATACCTTTGCCACGCCCCGGCGTACGGAAGTGCTGCGCGAGGCCCTCAACAGCATAGACATTGAGGACCTGATTCCGGACGACGAAATGGTCATTACCCTTTCGCGGCGCGGGTACATGAAGCGTACGGCGCTGGAAAACTACCAGCAGCAGAAGCGCGGCGGCAAGGGCATTGCGGCCCTGCATACGTCGGAAGACGACTATGTGCAGGAATTTCTCACCACCACCAACCACCAGTATCTTTGCCTGTTTACTAACAAGGGGCGCATGCACCAGCTCAAGGTGCACCAGGTGCCCGAGGGCAGCCGCACGGCCAAGGGCGTGCATATCAACAATCTGCTGCCGCTGGAGGAAGGGGAATGGGTCACCACGGTGCTGGCCCTGCGGGAATTTGCCGAAGACAAGTTCTTCCTCTTTATCACCAAGCGCGGCATGGTCAAGCGCTCCTCGGCTTCGCTCTACGCCCGCTGCCGCAAAACCGGCCTTATGGCTGTGGGGCTGCGTGAGGATGACGAACTGGTGGTGGTGCGCTCCATCCGCGACAACAGTCATATTGTGTTGGTCACGGCCGACGGCTTTGCCATCCGTTTTGCCTGCCAGGACGTGCGGTCTATGGGCCGCGTGGCCACGGGCGTCAAGGGCATTGCCCTGCGGCGGCACGATGCGGTGGTGGCCGGGGTCATCCTCAAGGATGTGGACCAGACCACGGAAATTATGTCCATTTCGGCCAATGGCTTCGGCAAACGCACCAGCGTCAAGCTCTACCGCGTTCAGAGCCGGGGCGGCAAGGGCATTATCAACTTCAAGGTGACCGCCAAAACCGGCCATGTGGTGGGCGCCATGCCCGTGCGGGACAATGACGGCCTCATTTTGCTCACCTCCACCAACAAGGTGGTGCGCATCGGGGTGGAAGACGTGCGCAGCAAGGGCCGGGCCACCATGGGCGTCATGCTGGTGCGCCTAGACGAAGGCGCGCGCGTGGTGGGCTTTGACCGTGTGGACGAGGGCGGTCAGACCGGGCGCGATGTGAGCGAGGATATGGACGACGCCCCCGCCATGGCGGAACATCCCGCTGCGGATGGCAGCACGCCGCAAGCGCCGCAGAGCGAACCCGGAGATGGGGAGAACTAGCTCGTGAGGGCAGGGTCGGTCGGCGCGCCGGGTCTCCCCGTTCGGCAGGTTTTGTGGGCGCTGCTGGTTTTGTGCGGCTTTGCGTTGCTGACGGGCTGCAACCGGGATCTGACCGGAGACGATCTCACGGAGGCCCGCGCCGCCGTGGCCCGACAGGACTGGTCTTTGGCCGAACGGCTGCTGGAGCGGTTTTTGCGGGAAGAACAGAACCCGGATCAGCGTTGGGAAGCCTGGCGGCAACTGCTGGAGGTGGTCAACGCCGCGGGGCAGGAACCCAGGGCCAGTCTGGAGCTGCTGGAAACCATGCTTGAGGAATATATGGACAACGACGCCCGCGCTGCCGTGATTTTGCGGCGCATGGGTGAAGTGAACGAAAGCCTGCACCGGCACGAGGCCGCGGCCGACGCCTGGAATGCCTATGTAGGCCTGGCTGGTCTTTCTCCGGAGCAGAGCGTGGAAGGGTACCGCAGGCTGTCGGGCATGCAGTTCAAGTTGCGGCGCTTTGACGCGGCCGAAGACACCCTGCAGCAGTGTCTGGCCCTGCCCGTGGCGGAAAAGGAAACCCTGCTTTGCGCGTATGATCTGGCGGACCAGAACGTGGCGCGGCAACGCTGGCAGGAGGCTGCGGACCTTGCGCAGCAGATTCTGGACAGCGCGCCGGACACGCCTTTGAAGGGGCTGGCGGGCTATGTGCTGGCGGACGCTCTGGAACAACTGGGCAAAACCAGAGAAGCCCTGAAACAGTTTGAACTTGCGCGGGACGCGTATCCCAACCCCCCGGTCATTGACAACCGGATTATGCACCTGCGCGGGAAAATGAAGAAGTAACAGTGTATGATCAAGCACGAATGTGGCGTTTTCGGCATTTATGATCATGACGAGGCAGCGCGCCTGGCCTATTTTGCCCTTTATGCGCAGCAGCACCGGGGGCAGGAAAGCGCGGGCATTGTCACCTGTGACGCCGACGGCGTGCACGAGCACAAAGGTATGGGGCTGGTGCCGGACGTGTTCGACGAAGCGGACCTGCAGGCCCTGACCGGGCGCATGGCTGTAGGGCATGTGCGCTACTCCACCACGGGCCGTTCGGTCAGCGCCAACGCCCAGCCCTTTCTGGTGCGCTACAAAGGCCACGACGTGGCCCTGGCCCACAACGGCAACCTGGTCAATGCCGGGCAGCTGCGTCAGGATCTGGAAGACGAAGGGGCCATCTTTGCCACAGGCAACGATACGGAAGTGTTTATGCACCTGCTGGTGCGCGCCCTGCGCCACAACGATATGCCCGGCGCCATCAAGGAGGCCTGCGCCCGCGTGCGCGGGGCCTACTGTCTGCTGGTCATGATGGACGGCGTGCTGGCGGCCGTGCGCGATCCTTTTGGCTTCCACCCCTTGGCTATGGGGCGCAAAAACGGCAGCGTGGTTTTTGCTTCCGAGACCTGCGCCTTTGATTTGCTGGAAGCCGAATACGAGCGCAGCGTGGACCCGGGCGAGATCGTCATTGTAGACCAGACCGGTGTGCACAGCGACCGTTTGCTGGGCCAGCCCCCCGCCTGCAGGCGGCAGTGCATTTTTGAATTGGTTTATTTTGCCAGGCCCGATTCCTATATTTTTGACGAGCAGGTCTACCTTTGCCGCAAAAAAATGGGCTGGAATCTGGCGGGAGAATCCACTCCAGAGGTGGATTACGTCATGCCATTCCCCGATTCCGGCGTATATCCGGCTCTGGGTTTTGCCCAGCGTTCCGGTCTGCCTTACGAACACGCCATGATCCGCAACCACTACGTGGGCCGTACCTTCATCCAACCTTCCCAGAGCATGCGCAGCTTTGGCGTGCGGGTCAAAATAAACCCCGTGCGCGAAATGATCGAAGGCAAGCGCATCTGCATTATTGACGATTCCATCGTGCGCGGCACCACCATGACCACCAGGGTGAAAAAACTGCGCGAACTGGGCGCCAAAGAAGTGCACATCCGCATTTCCTGTCCGCCCGTGAAGTTTCCCTGCCACTATGGCATAGACTTTTCTTCGCGTGGCGAACTCATTGCCGCCCAGCACAGTCTGCCGGAGATAACCAGCAGTCTGGGCGCGGATTCTTTGCACTATCTGAGCGTAGAAGGCCTGCTGGGTTCCGTAAGTCGTCCGGACGATTACTGTCTGGCCTGCTTTACCGGCGACTACCCCGTGCCCTGCGAGGATTGCGGCGACAAATTCCGCTTTGACGCCCCTTGCGGCCAGCGCTAGTCCACGGTAACTATACCCCGTTTTGCAGGAGAAAAATCCTCAAATCTGCTGCAGAGGCCTGACGGAAAGCTGTCTTCGGCGGTTTTTTGGGCATGACCCTCAAAAAAATTTGCATTTTTTTGCGGCTTTTTTTGATATATTGGAGCACCAGAAAAAGTTTCAGGAGGCGGGGGCGCGGGGGAGGAGACCCTTTTACAGGAGTCCCTTCCCCGCACTTCTCCCTTCCCTTCCCCAGGGGACAGTATGAGCATTACGCGCATCAAGGGTTTTGCGGATATGTTTCCGCCGGAAAGCGATACGTTCACGCGCCTGGAAAACACGGCGCGGGAGGTGTTTTTTCGCTACGGTTTTGTGGAGCTACGCACGCCCATTGTGGAGTTTACGGAGCTGTTTCAGCGCTCCATCGGCGAAGAAACCGATGTGGTGCAGAAAGAAATGTATACCTTTGCGGATAGGAAGGGGCGTTCACTGACCTTGCGGCCTGAGGCTACGGCCGGGGTTATGCGAGCCTATATTGAGGCAGGTCTGGTCAACAGGGAGGCCGTCAGCCGTCTGTTCACCACGGGCCCCATGTTCCGTTACGAACGGCCGCAAAAGGGGCGCATGCGCCAGTTTCATCAGATTAACTGCGAGTGCCTGGGCAGCCACAGTCCGTACACGGATGCGGAGCTGATCAGCATGCTGCTGCGTTTTCTGGGCGCGTTGGGCCTGCGGGATCTGACCCTGAAGCTCAATTCTTTGGGCTGCGCTCAGTGTCGGCCCCGCTTCCGCGAAGCGCTGCTGGCCTATCTGGCCGGGGTGGACAAGGCGGCCCTCTGTCCGGACTGCGCCCGCCGGGTGGAGACCAACCCCCTGCGCGTGCTGGACTGCAAACAGCCCGGCTGTCGGACCATTACGGACGCGGCCCCGCATTTGCTGGACTACAATTGTCCGGAGTGCCGGGCGCACTTCGACACGGTGCTGGACCTGCTCACAGCGGCGGGCCTGCCCTATGAGCTGGACCACCGCCTGGTGCGCGGGCTGGACTATTATTGCCGTACCACCTTTGAGGTGGTGAGCGGCAGCATCGGCGCGCAGGCGGCGGTGGCTGGGGGCGGTCGGTACGACGGCCTGGTGAAGAGCCTGGGCGGGCCGGACGTGCCCGGCGTGGGCTTTGCCTGCGGCATGGAGCGCCTGGCGCTTATGCTGGAGGGGCGCGCGGCCGCGCCTCAGGATTTTTATCTGGTCTGCATGGACGAGCTCAGCCGCCGGGAAGGCTGGCTGCTGGCTCAGGGCCTGCGGGACGCTGGCCTGCGCGGCGTTATGAACAGCAGCGAAGGCGGCTTCAAGAGCCTTATGCGCCAGGCTGGCAAGTCCGGCGCGCGCTATTGTCTGATATTGGGGCCGGACGAACTGGCCCGCGGCGAAGTGGTGGTTAAACATCTGGAGAGCGGCCGGCAGCAGAGCATGGTCCGGGCCGGACTTGTGGACTTTTTGCAGGCGGGAGCCGAAAGCAATGACTGAGCAGATGGACGCGGCGGCGCAGGACCGCCAGCAGCAGGATGTGCAGCAGGAGCACCGTAAATACGTTACCGACCTGGGCGACTGGCGGCGCACGCAGCACTGCGGGCAGCTGACCATTGCCGACGATGGGGCGGAAGTCTGCCTTATGGGCTGGGTGCAGTACCGGCGCGACCACGGCGGGCTGATTTTTGTAGACCTGCGTGACCGCGAGGGTCTTACTCAGGTGGTCTTCAGCCCGGACATGGCCCCGGCGGCTCACGCCAATGCGCACATTCTGCGCTCGGAATACGTGCTGGCCATCAAGGGCAGGGTGCGGCCCCGCCCAGAGGGCATGGTCAACCCCAACCTGGTTACGGGTCAGATCGAGGTGGTCGTCTACGAATGGAAGCTGCTCAATACCTCCAAAACGCCGCCTTTCCCCATTGAGGACCGTTGCGATGCGGGCGAAAATCTGCGTCTGGCCTGGCGCTATCTGGATCTGCGCCGACCGCGCATGCAGGCCAACCTGCGTCTGCGCCACCGGGTGGCCCAGTGCGTGCGGCGGTTTCTGGACGAGAACGGCTTTACGGAGGTGGAAACCCCTGTGCTCACCAAGTCCACGCCCGAAGGGGCGCGGGACTTTCTGGTGCCCAGCCGGCTGAATCCCGGCGAATTCTACGCCCTGCCCCAGTCGCCGCAGATTTTCAAACAGCTGCTCATGGTGGCCGGTCTGGAGCGCTATTTTCAGATCGTGCGCTGCTTTCGTGATGAAGATCTGCGCGCCGACCGCCAGCCGGAGTTCACCCAGGTGGACATGGAGATGAGCTTTGTGGATGAAGAACAGGTCATGGCCGTGGCCGAGGGCCTGATGGAACGCGTGTTCCGCGAGGTCATGGGCCTGGAGATTCCCCGGCCCTTCCCGCGCCTGACCTGGGACGAAGCCATGAGCCGCTACGGCGTGGACAAGCCCGACACCCGCTTCGGGCTGGAGCTGGTGGACGTGACCGCCATTGTGCACGGTTCCGGCTTCAAGCTCTTTGCGGCGGCCCCCCTGGTCAAGGCCATGAAGGTGCCCGGCGGCGAGAGCCTGAGCCGTAAAGAAATTGACGGCTTTACTGAATTTGTGAAGATCTACGGCGCGCAGGGCCTGGCCTGGATCAAGATCAAGGCCGACGAATGGCAGTCGCCCATTGCCAAGTTCCTTTCTGCAGAAGAACGCCAGGGCATTGCCAAGGCTCTGGATCTGCAGGCGGGCGACATTGTCTTTTTTCAGGCCGGCGATCCGGCCATGGTCAACGCCGCCCTGGGCAATCTGCGCGTGCATCTGGCCGGGCGTCTGGGGTTGATTCCCGAAAACAGCTTCAATTTCCTTTGGGTGACGGATTTTCCCCTCTTTGAGTACGATGCGGAGGAAAAGCGCTACGTAGCCTGCCACCACCCCTTTACCGCGCCCGCGCCCGGCCATCTGGAGCTCATGCGCGAGGATCCGGCCAAGGCCCGCGCCCGCGCCTATGATATGGTGCTCAACGGCAACGAGGTGGGCGGCGGCTCCATCCGCATCCATACGGGCGAAGTGCAGCGTCGCATGTTTGCCGCCCTGGGCTTTTCTGCGGCGCAGGCCGAAGCCCAGTTCGGCTTTCTTATTCAGGCCCTGGAACAGGGCGCGCCGCCCCACGGCGGCCTTGCCTTCGGCCTTGACCGCCTTATCATGTTGTTGACAGGGGCGGGCAGCATTCGCGACGTCATTGCCTTCCCCAAAACCCAAAAGGCCACC
The sequence above is a segment of the Desulfovibrio legallii genome. Coding sequences within it:
- the gyrA gene encoding DNA gyrase subunit A, which encodes MAETQQQVSIEKELRKSYLEYSLSVIIGRAIPDARDGLKPVHRRILYAQYELSNAYNRPHKKSARIVGDVIGKYHPHGDSAVYDALVRMAQDFSMRDPLVDGQGNFGSIDGDAPAAMRYTEVRMSRLAQEFLNDIDKNTVDFRPNYDNTLQEPAVMPTKVPNLLLNGSSGIAVGMATNIPPHNLGELCEALLYLLDNPQCGVDDLMDFVKGPDFPTRGFVYAGKGLYDAYHTGRGTVKVRGRVEIEDRKKGAQAIIIREIPFGLNKSSLVEKIAALVNDRKIDGVSDLRDESDRKGIRVVIDLKRGTIPDLVVNALYKFTPLETSFGINMLAVVDNRPQLLTLKTALACFVDHRREVVIRRTRYDLEKAEARAHILEGLRIAIDNIDEVVALIRASANPDEARAALMARFELSELQARAILDMRLQRLTGLQRDELMAEYKDLLQKIQFYKSVLDNAEVLRGELKKEITELRDTFATPRRTEVLREALNSIDIEDLIPDDEMVITLSRRGYMKRTALENYQQQKRGGKGIAALHTSEDDYVQEFLTTTNHQYLCLFTNKGRMHQLKVHQVPEGSRTAKGVHINNLLPLEEGEWVTTVLALREFAEDKFFLFITKRGMVKRSSASLYARCRKTGLMAVGLREDDELVVVRSIRDNSHIVLVTADGFAIRFACQDVRSMGRVATGVKGIALRRHDAVVAGVILKDVDQTTEIMSISANGFGKRTSVKLYRVQSRGGKGIINFKVTAKTGHVVGAMPVRDNDGLILLTSTNKVVRIGVEDVRSKGRATMGVMLVRLDEGARVVGFDRVDEGGQTGRDVSEDMDDAPAMAEHPAADGSTPQAPQSEPGDGEN
- the aspS gene encoding aspartate--tRNA ligase — protein: MTEQMDAAAQDRQQQDVQQEHRKYVTDLGDWRRTQHCGQLTIADDGAEVCLMGWVQYRRDHGGLIFVDLRDREGLTQVVFSPDMAPAAHANAHILRSEYVLAIKGRVRPRPEGMVNPNLVTGQIEVVVYEWKLLNTSKTPPFPIEDRCDAGENLRLAWRYLDLRRPRMQANLRLRHRVAQCVRRFLDENGFTEVETPVLTKSTPEGARDFLVPSRLNPGEFYALPQSPQIFKQLLMVAGLERYFQIVRCFRDEDLRADRQPEFTQVDMEMSFVDEEQVMAVAEGLMERVFREVMGLEIPRPFPRLTWDEAMSRYGVDKPDTRFGLELVDVTAIVHGSGFKLFAAAPLVKAMKVPGGESLSRKEIDGFTEFVKIYGAQGLAWIKIKADEWQSPIAKFLSAEERQGIAKALDLQAGDIVFFQAGDPAMVNAALGNLRVHLAGRLGLIPENSFNFLWVTDFPLFEYDAEEKRYVACHHPFTAPAPGHLELMREDPAKARARAYDMVLNGNEVGGGSIRIHTGEVQRRMFAALGFSAAQAEAQFGFLIQALEQGAPPHGGLAFGLDRLIMLLTGAGSIRDVIAFPKTQKATCLMTEAPSPVSAKQLRELGLRLREQPAPAEQPAPQPS
- the hisS gene encoding histidine--tRNA ligase, which produces MSITRIKGFADMFPPESDTFTRLENTAREVFFRYGFVELRTPIVEFTELFQRSIGEETDVVQKEMYTFADRKGRSLTLRPEATAGVMRAYIEAGLVNREAVSRLFTTGPMFRYERPQKGRMRQFHQINCECLGSHSPYTDAELISMLLRFLGALGLRDLTLKLNSLGCAQCRPRFREALLAYLAGVDKAALCPDCARRVETNPLRVLDCKQPGCRTITDAAPHLLDYNCPECRAHFDTVLDLLTAAGLPYELDHRLVRGLDYYCRTTFEVVSGSIGAQAAVAGGGRYDGLVKSLGGPDVPGVGFACGMERLALMLEGRAAAPQDFYLVCMDELSRREGWLLAQGLRDAGLRGVMNSSEGGFKSLMRQAGKSGARYCLILGPDELARGEVVVKHLESGRQQSMVRAGLVDFLQAGAESND
- a CDS encoding tetratricopeptide repeat protein codes for the protein MWALLVLCGFALLTGCNRDLTGDDLTEARAAVARQDWSLAERLLERFLREEQNPDQRWEAWRQLLEVVNAAGQEPRASLELLETMLEEYMDNDARAAVILRRMGEVNESLHRHEAAADAWNAYVGLAGLSPEQSVEGYRRLSGMQFKLRRFDAAEDTLQQCLALPVAEKETLLCAYDLADQNVARQRWQEAADLAQQILDSAPDTPLKGLAGYVLADALEQLGKTREALKQFELARDAYPNPPVIDNRIMHLRGKMKK
- the purF gene encoding amidophosphoribosyltransferase, whose translation is MIKHECGVFGIYDHDEAARLAYFALYAQQHRGQESAGIVTCDADGVHEHKGMGLVPDVFDEADLQALTGRMAVGHVRYSTTGRSVSANAQPFLVRYKGHDVALAHNGNLVNAGQLRQDLEDEGAIFATGNDTEVFMHLLVRALRHNDMPGAIKEACARVRGAYCLLVMMDGVLAAVRDPFGFHPLAMGRKNGSVVFASETCAFDLLEAEYERSVDPGEIVIVDQTGVHSDRLLGQPPACRRQCIFELVYFARPDSYIFDEQVYLCRKKMGWNLAGESTPEVDYVMPFPDSGVYPALGFAQRSGLPYEHAMIRNHYVGRTFIQPSQSMRSFGVRVKINPVREMIEGKRICIIDDSIVRGTTMTTRVKKLRELGAKEVHIRISCPPVKFPCHYGIDFSSRGELIAAQHSLPEITSSLGADSLHYLSVEGLLGSVSRPDDYCLACFTGDYPVPCEDCGDKFRFDAPCGQR